One window of the Triticum dicoccoides isolate Atlit2015 ecotype Zavitan chromosome 3B, WEW_v2.0, whole genome shotgun sequence genome contains the following:
- the LOC119280592 gene encoding uncharacterized protein LOC119280592 isoform X2: MDCEDACHNEYLGDCGDGSCDGCYGEDDRCLLLQGLAGATNLELISEYSADLDTGPSGSYNPAEYFLVSKHLKVVEIHCNEEDEWINQIVNTLGIHGVTSAQISIKHDSWSSFRFSFQQPK; the protein is encoded by the exons ATGGATTGTGAAGATGCTTGTCATAATGAGTACCTTGGGGATTGTGGTGATGGGTCATGTGACGGATGCTATGGTGAAGATGATCGTTGTTTACTTCTTCAAGGTTTAGCAGGCGCTACGAATTTAGAGCTGATAAGTGAATATTCTGCA GATTTGGACACTGGACCAAGTGGAAGCTACAACCCAGCAGAATATTTCTTGGTGTCAAAGCATCTGAAGGTGGTTGAAATCCATTGTAACGAGGAGGATGAATGGATTAATCAAATTGTGAACACCCTTGGTATTCATGGAGTAACTTCTGCGCAAATTAGCATCAAACATGATTCTTGGAGTTCTTTCA GGTTCAGTTTCCAGCAGCCGAAGTAG
- the LOC119280592 gene encoding uncharacterized protein LOC119280592 isoform X1 — protein sequence MHFVKIFRKDLRWSPVFSKLKTVLLNGWCLSANFAGLLYFLQRTPVLEKLTLQLPSRDDLDTGPSGSYNPAEYFLVSKHLKVVEIHCNEEDEWINQIVNTLGIHGVTSAQISIKHDSWSSFRFSFQQPK from the exons ATGCACTTTGTTAAGATTTTCAGAAAGGACTTGAGATGGAGCCCTGTGTTTAGCAAGCTAAAAACTGTCTTGCTCAATGGTTGGTGTCTGAGTGCAAACTTCGCTGGACTACTTTACTTTCTTCAGCGCACACCAGTTCTTGAAAAGCTTACCCTTCAACTTCCATCTCGCGAT GATTTGGACACTGGACCAAGTGGAAGCTACAACCCAGCAGAATATTTCTTGGTGTCAAAGCATCTGAAGGTGGTTGAAATCCATTGTAACGAGGAGGATGAATGGATTAATCAAATTGTGAACACCCTTGGTATTCATGGAGTAACTTCTGCGCAAATTAGCATCAAACATGATTCTTGGAGTTCTTTCA GGTTCAGTTTCCAGCAGCCGAAGTAG